GAGGTCGCCGGCGCCGGGCAAGAGGCGCTTGCTCTTCAGCTCGACGAGCGTGGCCGCGATGAGCAGGAACTCGGTGGCGATCTCGAGGTCGAGGGCTTCCATCTGGTCGAGCGCCGCCAGGTACTCATCGACGATGCGCACCAGCGACACTTCGTACAGATCGACCTGCTCGCGCAAGATCAGGTGCAACAGCAGGTCGAACGGTCCGGCGAAGACCGCGGTCTGGACCTCGTACGCCATGGACCACATGCTAGTTGCACGGTTGTAGTTCGCGAAAGCAGTCATGCCAGAGGCCCGCCTTCGCCCTCCGGCGGGTGCCCGGCGCTGCGAGCTGCGTCATCGCCCTCGCCCGTGGCGTCGCCGAGGATCAGCCGCGAAGCGGGATTCCACCACACGTAGTTCCACGCCCAGTTGACCAGCACGGACACCCGATTGCGCAGTCCCGTGAGGAACACCAGGTGCAGGCCGAGCCAAGCCAACCATGCGATCCCACCCGACAGACGCAGGCCCGAGGGCAGCTCGACCACCGCGGCCCGGCGGCCGATCGTCGCCATGATCCCCTTGTCGTGGTAGCGGAACGGCCCCGGGCGCGGGCGACCAGCAGCTTCGTTCAGGATCGACGCAGCCACGTACCTGCCACCTTGCAACGCGACTTGGGCCAACCCCGGCAGGTGGCCGACACCGGCGCCGGCCGGGCCTGCGGCGATCTCGGCCACGTCGCCGATCGCCCACACGTGATCGTGGTCCGGCACGCGCAGCCGCTCGTCGACCACCACCCGGCCGCCCCTGCCGCTGGCGAGCCCGAGCAGCGCGGCGACCGGGGCCGCCCGCACGCCCGCCGCCCAGATCACCGTGTCGGCTGCCAGATCTTCACCCGAGTCGAGCGCCAGGCCATCGGCGCGGATCGCCTTCACCCCGACACCGAGCCGGACTTCGACGCCTTTGGCGAGCAGCCGGTCCCGCGCATGGCGTCGCGACGGCTCGCCGAACGCGGCAAGCAGGTCGGCAGCTTCCACCAACACCACCCGGGCCTTCGCCAAGTCCAGTGACGGGTAGTCGGTCGGGAACACCCGCTCGAAGAGCTCCGCCAGGGCGCCGGCCACCTCGACGCCCGTCGGTCCCCCACCGACCACCGCAACGGTCAAGGTGCCCGCACCCAGGCGATCGGGCGACGCCGCGGCACGCTCGAACTGGCGCAGCACGCGGTTGCGGAGGCCCACGGCCCCGCCGAGCGAGTACAGCGGGAGCGCGTGTTCGGCGGCGCCTTCGACGCCGAAGAACTCGGCTGCACCGCCTGCCGCGACGACGAGGTGGTCAAACGGCAGCGATGCCTCGACCGCTCCGCTCGCGGCGCCGAGGTCGCGCACCGACAAGGAACGCGCCGACCAGTCCACGCCGATGACGTCGGCCCACCGGAACCGCACGCGCGGGCGGCGACGGAGGGCGCTGCGCACCGGGTACGCGACGTCCGCAGCGTTCAGCCCGCCGGTCGCGACCTGGTACAGCAACGGCTGGAACGTCGAGTAGTTGTTCCGGTCGACCACGGTCACGTCGAACGACGCTCCGGCCAGGCGGTCCGCGCAGGCCAAGCCGCCGAAGCCGGCGCCGATGATCACGACCTGGGGCCGACCGGTCATGCCGTCAGGCTACGCGCCGACCGCTGCTTGCCCGTGTGGCCCCCGCCACCCGCGCCGCGCAGAACCCGTTCGGGCACCGCCGGCACGCCGCGTACGATCGCCGGACATGACACGGGTGTTCTCGGGCATGCAGCCCACCGGCGACGCGACTCTCGGCAGCCTGCTCGGGGCGTTGCGCCACTGGGTGGCCGACCAGAGCCGCGACGCGGTGTACTGCGTGGTCGACCTCCACGCCCTGACCCGCCCCATCGACCCGGCGGAGCTGCGACGGCGCACGCTCGAGCTCGCCACGCTGATGCTGGCCGTCGGCATCGACCCCGAAGTGGCCACGTTGTTCGTGCAGAGCCATGTCGCCGAGCACACCTCCCTGGCCTGGCTGATGCAGTGCACGGCGTCGATCGGCGAGCTGCGCCGGATGACCCAGTTCAAGGACAAGTCGGCGTCGGCCACCTTCGTCTCGAGTGGCCTGCTCACGTACCCCACGCTGATGGCGGCCGACATCTTGTTGTACGACACCGAGGAAGTGCCGGTCGGCGACGACCAACGTCAGCACGTCGAGCTCACCCGCGATCTCGCCGAGCGGTTCAACAGCCGTTACGGCCCGGTGTTCACGGTCCCGAAGGCCGTCATCCGCACCGCAGGCGCACGCGTAATGGACCTGAGCGACCCGAGCCGCAAGATGTCGAAGTCCGAAGACAGCCCTGCGGGCACGATCCAAGTGCTCGAGGACCCCGCCTCGATCACCAAGAAGATCCGCCGCGCGGTCACCGACACGGACACCGAGGTGCGCTACGACCCGGCGGCAAAGCCTGGCGTGTCGAACTTGTTGTCGATCCTCGCCGCGGTTCGCGGCGGCAAGCCCGACGAGTTGGCTGCGGGCTACGAGCAGTACGGGCCTTTGAAGACCGACGTCGCGGAAGCGGTGGTCGAGTACCTCCGACCGATCCAGGCGCGCTACGCCGAGCTGGCCGCCGATCCCGCGGTGGTGGCCAAGATCCTGGTCGATGGGGCGGACCGCGCACGGGAGACGGCGGCGGTCACGTTGGAGCGAGCAGTCACCGCCGTCGGCCTGCTGCCTCCCGCGTGACCTCGCCGTGAGGGACACCCTCGCCCTGGCGCTCGGCTACGTGGTGGCGGTCGTCATCATCATGCAGTGGCCGCTGGTCGTCCGCCAGCGACGCCGTGCGCTGATGGTGCTGCACACGCTCGCCATGATCGCCGTGATCGCGGCGTGGCTGCACAAGGGCTACCCGCTGCCGGCCGCGGTCAGCGGGCTGTGGGTCGTCGTATCCCTCGCCTGGTACGCCCGCGGACACCGCTGAGCACCGGCTGGCGGCGACCGCGCGACCGCATTGCCATCGCCCTCGTCACCATCCCATCGTCGCCCAGTACGAACCGTCGAGCATTCCCTCGAGGGTCCGGCGGTGCATGATCAGGTCGTCGAGGTCGTCAGGGACCTCGGCCTGGCCGAACAGGATCGACCGCTCGGTGACCCGCCGCATGATCACCCCGTGACGGATCGCGGCGTACGCGACGTACCAGCGCAGATCGTGCAACTCGCGGCCCGACACTTCCTGGTACGTGCGTCGCACCTCGTTCGGTTGGAACATGCCCGGCAGCCCGGGCATCCCGGCATCGACCGTGAGGTCTTGGAAGAACTGGTGCAAGTACGACATCCAGCCGGCGTCGACCTCGGGCGGAGCGATGCCCGCCATCTCCCAGTCGAACACCGCGACGACGTCGGTCCCGACGAACATCATGTTGCCGATCCGGCTGTCGCCCCATGACAACGCGTCGGGTCCGGTCTCCTCGGGAAAGTGGTCCTCGAGCCAGCGGAAGCAGTCGGCCAAGAGCGGCGAGGGGCGCGTCGCCACGACCCACTCGTGATAACCCCGCCAATGGGCCAGATGCCGCTCGAGCGCGGATGCGCCGGGCTCGTCGTACGCGAGGAACCCGAGATCGTGCTGGTGGGGCCGAAGTGTGTGGATCTCGGCCAAGGTGGCGATCGCGGAGCGCTGGAGGGCCGCCCGGTCGCCGTCGCTGCCGTCGGCCACGAAGTTGTCGCCGAACGTGTACGGCATCACGTCGCGCGGCACCTCGCCGTCGATGCGGCTCATCACGAAGAAGGGCACACCGAGCACCGATCGGTCGCCCTCGAACCACATCACTTCGGGCACGGGCACGGCGGTCGCTCGCCCGACCAGGTCCATGACGCGGTACTGGAGATCGAGGTCGTACGACGGAAACACCGGGTGAGCTGAATCCGGAGGCTCGATACGGGCGACGCAGCGCCGCGACTCGGGCTTGCCCTCGCGGCGCCACGACGCCGTGAACAGCAGCGTCTCCGATGACATGCCGTTGCCCTCGGGGACGACCACGTCGCCAAGCTCCGGGTCGCTGCCCTCGGGGAGCTTGCCGGCCAGCCAGCGCTGCAGCGCGGCGGCCGTCTCCCCCACGTCGCGCGTCGACGTGGTCGGTCGCTCCATCTCCCGGGCCTCGCCCTCGGCTTCGTTGCTCACTGCGCACACCCCACTCGACCCGTCGCTTGCAGCTCCCAGGGTGTAGCAGACGTGCCAGAAAAACGGCCTGGCGGTGTCGGGGGTCGCATGTCGCGTCGGGCCGGGCCTCAGTCGTCGTCGGCCGCCGCCAGCGCGGCCGCGACCTCCGCCGGCACGACGCCGCTGCGGTCCTGTCCCTGGTGCTCTGCGGCCCAGGCGACCGTCAGCGGGTCGGACCCTGCCGCCCGGAGCAGCACGGCGCCGAGCTCGGGGTGCGCCACATAGCGTCCCACCCGACCCCGCCAGCCGGATGCGGACCGCCACGACCCCGCCCGCCGGGGACCGGCCAGCGCCGCGTGCACCGTGGCCACGGCCCGTCCGAACGTACCGAGCGCCGCCTCCGTCTTGCCGACATCGTGCAACAGCGCAGCCGCGAGCACCGGGCGGGTCGCCGCCGCACCGAGCGCGCGCGCCACCCGCTGCGAGACACCCACGGCATGGCTGCGGTCGGCGGCCGGCATGGAAGCCCACAGCTGCTGCTCGCCTGGCAAGAGGTGACGTCGCGCCCACGCGTCATCTGCGGGCGGTGGATCGGTCGCCATCAGCGAGCCGACGAACCGTTTCGCCAAGTGGAACAGTTGCGGCGCCAACGGCTCCCCGACTCCGGTCGGTCTCTCAGGCGTGGTTGATGCAAGTGGTCGCGGCCGGCATCGCCTCGAGGCGGGCCGGGGCAATGGGCTCGCCGCACACCTCGCAACGTCCGTACGACCCGTCGGCGAGGCGGGCGAGCGCCTTGTCGACGGCGTCGAGCTGTTCACGCAGCTGCCCGGCCAACGCCTGGTTCTCGCCCTGCTCGGCCGCAACCTGGCCAGAGTCGGCGAAGTTGTCGTCGTACGCGAGCGGGCCCTCGCTGCCCGCCACCTCGGTCCGGCTCAACTCGTCGAGACGCGACTGCAAGTCGTCGCGCTCGTCTTCGAGCTGGCGGCGGATCTCGTCGGCGTCGCTGGACACGGTCATCTGCTCAGGGTAGTCGGGAACGCGGCCGCACCGGCCCCGATTCTCGCCCGGTCAGCGGCCCCCGTGAGCGCGGGGGTGCGCGGCCCGGTACACCGACCAGAGCCGCTCGGTGGACACTTTCGTGTACACCTGGGTGGTCGATACCGAGGCATGCCCCAGCAGCTCTTGCACCGTTCGGATGTCTGCGCCGTGGTCGAGCAGGTGGGTCGCGCACGAGTGGCGCAGCACGTGGGGCGTGAGCCGTCCCGTCACGCCGGCCTTGGCGCCGTACTTGCGCACGATCCCCCAGGCGCCTTGGCGCGACAAGCGGCCGCCGCGGGCGTTGAGGAACATCGCCTCCGCATCGCTGCGCCGCGCCCACCGACGCGGCTCGAGGAGGGCCCGGCCGCCGGGTGACAACCACGCGTCGAGTGCGTCGTGGGCCATTCGGCCGATGGGCACCACTCGTTCTTTGGCTCCCTTCCCGAACGCGCGCAGCACCCCGTCGTCGAGGTTCACGTCGCCGAGCGACAGCCCCACGAGCTCCGAGATGCGCAGCCCCGTGCCGTACAGCACTTCGAGGATCGCCCGGTCGCGGCGCTCGATCGGGCCCTCGCCCGCCACCGCGTCGATCAACGAGGTGATCTCCTCCTCGCTGAGCGCCTTCGGGAGGCCCTGCGGGACCCGGGGCA
The sequence above is a segment of the Acidimicrobiales bacterium genome. Coding sequences within it:
- the trpS gene encoding tryptophan--tRNA ligase, which codes for MTRVFSGMQPTGDATLGSLLGALRHWVADQSRDAVYCVVDLHALTRPIDPAELRRRTLELATLMLAVGIDPEVATLFVQSHVAEHTSLAWLMQCTASIGELRRMTQFKDKSASATFVSSGLLTYPTLMAADILLYDTEEVPVGDDQRQHVELTRDLAERFNSRYGPVFTVPKAVIRTAGARVMDLSDPSRKMSKSEDSPAGTIQVLEDPASITKKIRRAVTDTDTEVRYDPAAKPGVSNLLSILAAVRGGKPDELAAGYEQYGPLKTDVAEAVVEYLRPIQARYAELAADPAVVAKILVDGADRARETAAVTLERAVTAVGLLPPA
- a CDS encoding NAD(P)/FAD-dependent oxidoreductase, with translation MTGRPQVVIIGAGFGGLACADRLAGASFDVTVVDRNNYSTFQPLLYQVATGGLNAADVAYPVRSALRRRPRVRFRWADVIGVDWSARSLSVRDLGAASGAVEASLPFDHLVVAAGGAAEFFGVEGAAEHALPLYSLGGAVGLRNRVLRQFERAAASPDRLGAGTLTVAVVGGGPTGVEVAGALAELFERVFPTDYPSLDLAKARVVLVEAADLLAAFGEPSRRHARDRLLAKGVEVRLGVGVKAIRADGLALDSGEDLAADTVIWAAGVRAAPVAALLGLASGRGGRVVVDERLRVPDHDHVWAIGDVAEIAAGPAGAGVGHLPGLAQVALQGGRYVAASILNEAAGRPRPGPFRYHDKGIMATIGRRAAVVELPSGLRLSGGIAWLAWLGLHLVFLTGLRNRVSVLVNWAWNYVWWNPASRLILGDATGEGDDAARSAGHPPEGEGGPLA
- a CDS encoding phosphotransferase family protein, coding for MSNEAEGEAREMERPTTSTRDVGETAAALQRWLAGKLPEGSDPELGDVVVPEGNGMSSETLLFTASWRREGKPESRRCVARIEPPDSAHPVFPSYDLDLQYRVMDLVGRATAVPVPEVMWFEGDRSVLGVPFFVMSRIDGEVPRDVMPYTFGDNFVADGSDGDRAALQRSAIATLAEIHTLRPHQHDLGFLAYDEPGASALERHLAHWRGYHEWVVATRPSPLLADCFRWLEDHFPEETGPDALSWGDSRIGNMMFVGTDVVAVFDWEMAGIAPPEVDAGWMSYLHQFFQDLTVDAGMPGLPGMFQPNEVRRTYQEVSGRELHDLRWYVAYAAIRHGVIMRRVTERSILFGQAEVPDDLDDLIMHRRTLEGMLDGSYWATMGW
- a CDS encoding TraR/DksA C4-type zinc finger protein, with the protein product MTVSSDADEIRRQLEDERDDLQSRLDELSRTEVAGSEGPLAYDDNFADSGQVAAEQGENQALAGQLREQLDAVDKALARLADGSYGRCEVCGEPIAPARLEAMPAATTCINHA